The region CGAGGCGGCGGCGTTGTCCCCCAGTGGCAGAACCTGGGCGGTCTGGGGCAGCCCTGGGCAGCCCGTCAGGACTGCGTCGTGGCGCCGCCGGTCGTCTTCGGCTTCTGGCAGCCGGACTGCTTGGCCATCGCCGAGCCGACCTTTCCTTCCTGCAGCTTCTGCAGGGCCTGGTCACCCGACTTGCTGAGCTTGTCGAGCTCGTCGGCGACGCCCTTGAGCCCCTGGGCGAACTTGGACTTGTCCGAGGTGTCCAGCTTGTCGACGGACGTCTGCAGCTTCGTGTACGCCCCCGAGGTGGCGTTGAGCTCCTTGACCGCCTGCTGCTGGGTCTTGTCGCCGCTGTCGACGGGCGGGGGGCCCGCCTTGTTCACGGCCTTGGCGAGTGCCCCGTAGGACTCGGAGATCTCCTGGAACGCCTTGGAGTCCGTCTGCTGCAGCTTCTTGGAGTCCTGCTCGTCGGCCGCACCCTGGATCGCGGTGTTGGCGCCCTGAATCTTCTTCAGCTGAGGCTGCACCTCGTCACAGACCGACTTGGCCCAGTCGTTGACCTTCTTGTCCCCATCGCCGCCCCCGCAGCCGGTCAGCGCCAGTACGAGTGCCGCACCGCCGGACAGTGCAGCCACAAGCTTCTTGTTCACCGGATTGGTCCCTTCCATGGCTCTCGGCCCCGGAACATACACGTCCATCCGGCAAGGCCCACCCGGCGAGCGCCCCGTATGGATCTTTTTGCAGTCATTTGCACCCCGCTCGCTGTGGACATGGCCTCATCGAGCGGACGCGACACCCCGGACAGCGACACGGGCGGACGATGCGCTGTCGCACATCGCCCGCCCGCATGTCGCAGGGGCTTTCCCGGCCCCCTGGCCCCTTCCGTGGCTAGGACACCACCGCCGCGTCGGCTGACTTCGCCACACGCTCGGAGTTGTCTTCGTCACCTACGACGATTCCGCGCCGCTTGGAGATGTAGACCGCCGCCACGATGATCACGACGGCGAGCCCGGCGACGACCGCACGCAGCCCAGGGCTGGCGTTGTCCCCGTAGGAGAACTTCACCACCGCGGGCGCGATCAGCAGCGCCACCAGGTTCATCACCTTCAGCAGCGGGTTGATCGCGGGACCCGCGGTGTCCTTGAAGGGATCGCCGACCGTGTCGCCGATCACCGTCGCGGCATGCGCCTCGCTTCCCTTACCGCCGTGATGACCGTCCTCGACCAGCTTCTTGGCGTTGTCCCAGGCGCCGCCGGAATTGGCGAGGAAGACGGCCATCAGCGTGCCGGTGCCGATCGCGCCCGCCAGGAACGAGCCGAGCGCGCCGACCCCGAAGGTGAAGCCGACGGCGATCGGCGCCAGGACGGCGAGCAGACCCGGTGTGGCCAGCTCGCGCAGCGCGTCCTTGGTGCAGATGTCGACGACCCGGCCGTACTCGGGCGTCTCGCTGTAGTCCATGATCCCGGGCTTCTCGCGGAACTGCCGCCGCACCTCGAAGACCACCGCTCCGGCCGACCGCGCCACCGCGTTGATCGCCAGTCCGGAGAAGAGGAAGACGACGGCGGCGCCGAGGATGAGGCCCACGAGGTTGTTGGGCTGCGAGATGTCCAGGCTCAGATTCATCTCCCCGGCCACGGAGGTGTGCACATCGTTCACGGCCTCCGCGATGGCGTCGCGGTACGAGCCGAAGAGCGCGGCCGCGGCGAGCACCGCCGTCGCGATGGCGATGCCCTTGGTGATCGCCTTGGTGGTGTTGCCGACCGCGTCGAGGTCGGTGAGCACCTGCGCGCCCGCGCCCTCGACATCGCCGGACATCTCGGCGATGCCCTGGGCGTTGTCGGAGACCGGACCGAAGGTGTCCATGGCGACGATCACACCGACCGTGGTGAGCAGGCCGGTGCCGGCGAGCGCGACGGCGAACAGCGCCAGCATGATCGAGGTGCCGCCGAGCAGGAAGGCGCCGTAGACGCTCAGCCCGATCAGCACCGCCGAGTAGACGGCCGACTCCAGACCGAGCGAGATGCCGGAGAGCACCACCGTGGCCGGGCCGGTCAGCGAGGTCTTGCCGACGTCCCGCACGGGTCGCCGGGTGGTCTCGGTGAAGTAGCCCGTGAGCTGCTGGATGAGCGCGGCCAGCACGATGCCGATGGCGACGGCGATGAGCGCGAGGACCCGTGGGTCACCGCTGTGGCCGAGGATCTCGCGGTTGGTGACGCCGTCGAGATCCGCGTAGCTGGACGGCAGATAGATGAAGACCGCGACCGCCACCAGCGCCATCGAGATCACGGCCGAGATGAAGAAGCCGCGGTTGATGGCGCTCATTCCGCTGCGGTCGGCGCGGCGCGGGGCCACGGCGAAGATCCCGATCATGGCGGTGAGCACGCCGATGGCCGGAACGAGCAGTGGGAAGGCCAGCCCGGCGTCGCCGAAGGCCGCCTTGCCGAGGATCAGCGCGGCGACCAGGGTGACGGCGTACGACTCGAAGAGGTCGGCGGCCATACCGGCGCAGTCACCGACGTTGTCGCCAACGTTGTCCGCGATGGTGGCCGCGTTGCGCGGGTCGTCCTCGGGGATGCCCTTCTCGACCTTGCCGACGAGGTCGGCACCGACGTCGGCGGCCTTGGTGAAGATGCCACCGCCGACCCTCATGAACATCGCGATCAGCGCGGCGCCGAGCCCGAAGCCCTCCAGCACCTTGGGCGCGTCGGCCGCGTAGACCAGCACCACGCAGGAGGCGCCCAGCAGCCCGAGGCCCACGGTGAACATGCCCACCACACCGCCGGTACGGAAAGCGATCTTCATCGCCTTGTGCGAGACGGCCGTGAGATCCACGCTCGGCTTACCGGGTGCGGAAGCGGCCGAATCGCCATTGACGGGTGTGGTGGGGGGCTCGGGGGTGGCCTCACGGGCGGCGGCGGCGACGCGCACATTGCTGCGCACCGCGAGCCACATCCCGATATAGCCGGTGGCCGCCGAGAATGCCGCACCGATCAGAAAGAACACCGAACGCCCGATGCGCTGCGGCCAGTCGTCCGCCGGCAACAGCATGAGCAGGAAGAACACCACCACGGCGAATCCGCCGAGAGTGCGCAGTTGCCGGGCCAGATAGGCATTGGCGCCTTCCTGAACGGCCTCGGCGATCTTCTTCATACTGTCCGTGCCCTCGCCCGCCGCGAGGACTTGTCGTACCAGCACCACCGCGACCGCGAGCGCCGCGATCGCGACGGCGGCGATCACCAGCACGATCACACGGTTGTCGTCGGTCAGCTCTGCGGCGGCCAGGGTTGGGGTGAGGTCCAGCTGATGAGGGGTGAGAGGCCCCGCCATTCGTCCTCCTTGACGTTTGGCACATGGGCGCGCAGCAGTTCTGCGACCGCAGAAGAGCCGCCGCGCTCAGGCGTCCTGAGCTCGAGATGTGGACGGATTGTAGGGAGCGTCACACGATCAAAACAGGGCGCCGGAATGGGAATTCGCCTGCACCAGCGAAGATCAATTGGTTTGGCGGTATGAATTCCTTCGGAAGAAGGAGGGTCGACAATTTACTGACGGATGTAAAATGATCTCTACAAATGATCTATATAGATGATCTAGCGGCAGTCTTGCGCCATCGAGAAAAGCGCTGTTCAGAGCCTAAGCCAGAGATCGAAATAGCGCGCGCCGAGAGGTGCGCCCGGGCCCTGCTGCCGACCGGGCGCGGGCATGCCAACAGCCGGACCGGCGATCATGAAAGGGCCGGTCCGGTGGGTTCCAGCGGGTCCTGCGAGTCGAGTGAGAGATGACGGACAGATGACCCTCACGAGGGACCCAGCTTCGGCGATCAGGACGAGCGAGGCCGCTCCCGGCCCCGGGAGAGGGCCTGCTGTGTGCGGACAGGACTCAGCGCGGCACGAACAGTGCCCGAACCGACGAGAGCAGGACGCAGCCGCGTGGGGCAGGACCCGAGCCAACCGGAGCGGGAACTAGCCCAGTGCGAGCAGGACCCCACCATCGGGAGCAGGACACAGCCCACTGCGAGCAGGACTCGGCACGCGGGGCAGGACCCAGCAGCCCCAGTGGGCCAGGACCCGGCGCGGTGGTAACTAGGACACCAGAGGCTGGAGTGACGTCGGCCAGCTCATCCGGATCACTCCACCGGACTCGCTGCTCGTCACCTCGACATCGTCGACGAGCCCGCTGATGACGGCGAGACCCATCTCGTCCTCGCCCTCGGCCTCGTCGCCCATCTCCGGATGGGAGCCGGACGCCAGGGCCGCCGAGGTCGGGGATTCGTCACCGACCTCGATGGAGAACTTCTTCTCCTCCTCGGTCAGCGTCACCCGCACCGGTGCCTCCACCCCATTGCTCAGGTGGAGCCCGACCGCACGCGTGCAAGCCTCGCCGACCGCGAGCCGCACCTCGTCGAGCACGGCCTCATCCACCCCCGCCCGACGCGCCACGGCGGCCGCGACAAGACGAGCGGTCCTGACGTGCTCAGGCAGCGCGCTGAAGCGGAGTTCGACGGTGGCCATGCCATCCCCCTCGGGCGTATGGGCGTGCTTATCGGGAGGGCCGGGCGTACGCCGCCCGGAACCCCCTTCTGTGTCTTCCTTCGGCGATCTTGTCAGTCGGTCGCCGCGACAGCGTCCTCGACCGAGGTGTGAATCGGGAACACCTTGGTCAGGCCGGTGATGCGGAAGATCTTCAGAATGCGCTCCTGGTTGCAAACCAGGCGCAGCGAGCCCTCGTGGGCCCGCACTCGCTTGAGCCCGCCGACGAGCACGCCGAGTCCGGTGGAGTCGAGAAAGTCGACGCCCTCCATGTCGACGACCAGGTGGTAGTTGCCGTCGTTGACAAGCTCGACCAGCTGCTCGCGCAGCTTGGGCGCGGTGTATACATCAATCTCGCCACCGACCTCGACGACCGTGCGGTCGTCGACGGTCCGAGTCGACAGGGACAGGTCCACGGATCCTCCAGCACCTTGCATCGAGCGGTCGCCCCCCATGGATCGGCAGCCGCGATGGCATTCAATCACTTACCAGCAGGCGTGCACGACGCCTTGAGACCATTGTCCGTCAGACCAGTGACACACTCGGTGTCGATGGCCCACGACCAAATCCCGCGGCAGGCGGGCATACACCCCTCACCCCGGGCCGTCCTCGGTCGGCTGAGCACCGGGGCGGGCCGGGGCGCGCGCATCACTCATACGGAGCACTTGCCCCCGCGTCCGGGAACCCATGCCGACTGGCCCTCGGCGATCCGGCCGGAGGTGATCAACGCCATTCGCGCGGCCGGCATCGAGCGCCCGTGGGCCCACCAGGCGCGTACGGCCGAACACGCGCTGCGCGGGGATTCCGTGGTCGTGGCCACCGGAACCGCCTCCGGCAAGTCCCTCGCCTATCTGGCCCCCGTCCTCAGCACGCTGCTGGATGGCTCGGAGGAGCCCAACGGGCGGGGGACGACCGCCCTGTACCTCTCCCCCACCAAGGCGCTGGCCGCCGACCAGCGCCGCGCGGTGGCCGGCTTCACCGCCCCGCTGGGCACCGGCATCC is a window of Streptomyces violaceusniger Tu 4113 DNA encoding:
- a CDS encoding ATP-binding protein, which produces MATVELRFSALPEHVRTARLVAAAVARRAGVDEAVLDEVRLAVGEACTRAVGLHLSNGVEAPVRVTLTEEEKKFSIEVGDESPTSAALASGSHPEMGDEAEGEDEMGLAVISGLVDDVEVTSSESGGVIRMSWPTSLQPLVS
- the bldG gene encoding anti-sigma factor antagonist BldG translates to MDLSLSTRTVDDRTVVEVGGEIDVYTAPKLREQLVELVNDGNYHLVVDMEGVDFLDSTGLGVLVGGLKRVRAHEGSLRLVCNQERILKIFRITGLTKVFPIHTSVEDAVAATD
- a CDS encoding sodium-translocating pyrophosphatase, whose amino-acid sequence is MAGPLTPHQLDLTPTLAAAELTDDNRVIVLVIAAVAIAALAVAVVLVRQVLAAGEGTDSMKKIAEAVQEGANAYLARQLRTLGGFAVVVFFLLMLLPADDWPQRIGRSVFFLIGAAFSAATGYIGMWLAVRSNVRVAAAAREATPEPPTTPVNGDSAASAPGKPSVDLTAVSHKAMKIAFRTGGVVGMFTVGLGLLGASCVVLVYAADAPKVLEGFGLGAALIAMFMRVGGGIFTKAADVGADLVGKVEKGIPEDDPRNAATIADNVGDNVGDCAGMAADLFESYAVTLVAALILGKAAFGDAGLAFPLLVPAIGVLTAMIGIFAVAPRRADRSGMSAINRGFFISAVISMALVAVAVFIYLPSSYADLDGVTNREILGHSGDPRVLALIAVAIGIVLAALIQQLTGYFTETTRRPVRDVGKTSLTGPATVVLSGISLGLESAVYSAVLIGLSVYGAFLLGGTSIMLALFAVALAGTGLLTTVGVIVAMDTFGPVSDNAQGIAEMSGDVEGAGAQVLTDLDAVGNTTKAITKGIAIATAVLAAAALFGSYRDAIAEAVNDVHTSVAGEMNLSLDISQPNNLVGLILGAAVVFLFSGLAINAVARSAGAVVFEVRRQFREKPGIMDYSETPEYGRVVDICTKDALRELATPGLLAVLAPIAVGFTFGVGALGSFLAGAIGTGTLMAVFLANSGGAWDNAKKLVEDGHHGGKGSEAHAATVIGDTVGDPFKDTAGPAINPLLKVMNLVALLIAPAVVKFSYGDNASPGLRAVVAGLAVVIIVAAVYISKRRGIVVGDEDNSERVAKSADAAVVS